In one window of Candidatus Alcyoniella australis DNA:
- the hypD gene encoding hydrogenase formation protein HypD produces MTDSAMRSRELVQRLTDALADEAALLGHVRIMHVCGTHEHEIRRFALRSLLPSNLEVIAGPGCPVCITPASAIATAISLAQLDQRPMLCTYGDIVRVPIESGSLWSQRAAGADVRIVYGPRDAVRLARENPERTVIFFSVGFETTAAPVAGLLLGELPDNLLLYCCHRYVPPAVRTLAQDDDGFISGYLLPGHAAVITGTRAYEFLPEQCNAASAVTGFEPVDVLSGLLSILRQLRTGEPHVANCYPRAVRAAGNERAQAVLAEVFDIEDASWRGIGVLPGTGFKLKERFAAHDALMRLGLSEVPADDILPGCQCHKVVVGRLQPDQCGLFGSRCTPEHPQGPCMVGNEGTCRAAYLFPENDDD; encoded by the coding sequence ATGACTGACTCGGCAATGCGCTCGCGCGAGCTGGTGCAGCGTCTGACCGACGCGCTGGCGGACGAGGCTGCTTTGCTTGGGCACGTGCGGATCATGCACGTCTGCGGCACTCACGAACACGAGATCAGACGCTTTGCCCTGCGCTCGCTGCTGCCCTCCAACCTGGAGGTGATCGCCGGGCCGGGCTGCCCGGTGTGCATCACGCCCGCCTCGGCGATTGCCACGGCAATCAGCCTGGCGCAACTCGATCAGCGGCCGATGCTGTGCACCTACGGCGACATCGTACGCGTGCCGATCGAGTCCGGCTCCCTGTGGTCGCAACGCGCCGCAGGGGCCGACGTGCGCATTGTCTACGGTCCACGCGACGCAGTGCGCTTGGCGCGCGAAAATCCGGAGCGCACGGTGATCTTCTTCAGCGTGGGATTCGAGACCACGGCCGCGCCCGTGGCCGGGCTGCTGCTCGGCGAACTTCCCGACAATCTGCTGCTCTACTGCTGTCATCGCTACGTGCCGCCCGCAGTACGCACCCTGGCCCAAGACGACGACGGTTTTATCAGCGGCTACCTGCTTCCCGGACACGCGGCGGTGATCACCGGCACCCGCGCCTACGAGTTTTTGCCCGAACAATGCAACGCGGCAAGCGCTGTGACCGGGTTCGAGCCGGTGGATGTGCTCAGCGGACTGCTCTCCATCTTGCGCCAGTTGCGTACCGGCGAGCCGCACGTGGCTAACTGCTACCCGCGGGCCGTGCGCGCCGCGGGCAACGAGCGCGCCCAGGCCGTTCTGGCCGAGGTATTCGACATCGAGGATGCGTCCTGGCGCGGCATCGGCGTACTGCCCGGCACAGGATTCAAACTCAAGGAGCGATTCGCAGCCCACGACGCTTTGATGCGGCTCGGATTGAGCGAGGTTCCTGCCGACGACATTCTGCCCGGCTGCCAATGCCACAAGGTCGTGGTCGGACGATTGCAACCGGACCAGTGCGGACTGTTCGGCTCCCGCTGCACGCCCGAGCACCCGCAGGGTCCGTGCATGGTTGGCAACGAGGGGACCTGCCGCGCGGCCTATCTATTCCCGGAGAACGACGATGACTGA
- the hypE gene encoding hydrogenase expression/formation protein HypE produces MTDNIRLAHGFGGRLTQELLDELILPALSGREGHAITLDAALIEDIETPLAFSTDSFTISPIFFPGGDIGKLAVCGTLNDVAMIGARPRYLSLSLLIEEGLPLDDLRRVMASIGDTCRGQGVEVVTGDTKVLERGALDKLFINTTGIGPRLTGPLGPAQVREGDAILISGTIGDHGAAILNEREQMGFRGELKSDCAPLWPIVQAAHEAAADKLHALRDPTRGGLAATLNEFATDTGLQYVIQEQNLPIRDDVAAFLEVLGLDPLPLANEGKCLLFVDPSAAGDVLDAVRSAPYGENATQIGHVEPAKRRGRVVLQTAIGTRRVIEMPLEAGLPRIC; encoded by the coding sequence ATGACTGACAACATTCGACTGGCACACGGTTTCGGCGGACGGCTGACCCAGGAGCTGCTCGACGAGTTGATCCTGCCCGCGCTCTCAGGGCGCGAGGGGCATGCGATCACCCTCGACGCGGCACTGATTGAAGACATCGAAACTCCGCTGGCCTTTTCCACCGACTCGTTCACCATCAGTCCGATCTTTTTCCCCGGCGGCGACATCGGCAAGCTGGCGGTCTGCGGCACGCTCAACGACGTGGCGATGATCGGCGCGCGTCCGCGCTACCTCTCGCTGAGCCTGCTGATCGAGGAGGGGTTGCCGCTTGACGACCTGCGGCGGGTGATGGCCTCCATCGGCGACACCTGCCGCGGCCAGGGGGTCGAGGTGGTCACTGGCGACACCAAGGTCTTGGAGCGCGGCGCGCTGGACAAACTGTTCATCAACACCACCGGGATCGGCCCGCGACTGACCGGTCCCTTGGGCCCGGCGCAGGTGCGTGAGGGCGACGCGATTTTGATTTCGGGCACCATCGGCGACCACGGCGCGGCGATCCTCAACGAGCGCGAACAGATGGGATTCCGCGGTGAGCTTAAAAGCGACTGCGCGCCGCTGTGGCCCATCGTGCAGGCGGCGCATGAGGCTGCTGCCGATAAGTTGCACGCCTTGCGCGACCCGACCCGCGGCGGACTGGCCGCCACGCTCAACGAGTTTGCCACCGATACCGGATTGCAATACGTGATCCAGGAGCAGAACCTGCCGATCCGCGATGACGTGGCCGCGTTCCTCGAAGTGCTGGGCCTGGATCCGCTGCCGTTGGCCAACGAGGGCAAGTGCCTGCTTTTCGTCGATCCATCGGCCGCAGGAGACGTGCTCGACGCGGTGCGTAGCGCGCCCTACGGCGAGAACGCGACCCAAATCGGCCACGTGGAACCGGCCAAGCGCCGCGGACGCGTGGTGCTCCAAACCGCCATCGGCACCCGCCGCGTAATCGAAATGCCCCTCGAGGCCGGGCTGCCCAGGATCTGCTGA
- a CDS encoding HypC/HybG/HupF family hydrogenase formation chaperone translates to MCLAVPLRLIDVDKALNVGTVSSGSTTIEVGLDLVPDAQPGDYLLVHAGMAIERMDEDEARKTIEIYREYAQVPGMIEPEHND, encoded by the coding sequence ATGTGTCTGGCAGTTCCGCTACGGTTGATCGATGTAGATAAGGCACTCAACGTCGGAACCGTGAGCAGCGGCAGCACGACCATCGAGGTCGGACTCGATCTGGTGCCCGACGCACAGCCCGGCGACTATCTATTGGTGCATGCAGGCATGGCCATCGAGCGCATGGACGAGGACGAGGCGCGCAAGACCATCGAGATCTATCGCGAGTACGCCCAGGTGCCCGGGATGATCGAGCCGGAGCACAATGACTGA